Proteins from one Procambarus clarkii isolate CNS0578487 chromosome 8, FALCON_Pclarkii_2.0, whole genome shotgun sequence genomic window:
- the LOC138359917 gene encoding neurofilament heavy polypeptide-like: MKCTVRMKSTVSVKSTVSMNSIVSVQRTVSIKSIVSVKITVSMKNIVSVKSTVSMKSTVSMRITVSMRSTVSVKSTVSMKSTVSVRSTVSMRSTVSVKINVSMKSTVIVTMKSTVSIRSIVNVKSTVSIRSTVSMKSTVSMKSTVCMKSTVCMKDTVSMKSTVSVRSTVSMKSTMSMKSTVNMKSIVTIKSIVIMKSIVSMKSTVSMKSTVNMGSRVSMKSIVNMKSTVTLKSIVTMKILVTMKSIVSMESTVSMKSTVSVKRTVRMKSTVSMKSTVSV; encoded by the coding sequence ATGAAGTGCACAGTACGCATGAAGAGCACGGTGagcgtgaagagcacagtgagcatgaataGCATAGTTAGCGTGCAGAGGACAGTGAGCATAAAGAGCATAGTGAGCGTGAAGatcacagtgagcatgaagaacaTAGTTagcgtgaagagcacagtgagcatgaagagcacagtgagcatgaggaTCACAGTGAGCATGAGGAGCACAGTGAGCGTGAAGAGCACAGTAAGCATGAAAAGCACAGTGAGCGtgaggagcacagtgagcatgaggagCACAGTGAGCGTGAAGATAAATGTGAGCATGAAAAGTACAGTGATAGTgaccatgaagagcacagtgagcattaGGAGCATAGTGAacgtgaagagcacagtgagcataaGGAGCACAGTGagtatgaagagcacagtgagcatgaagagcacagtttGCATGAAGAGCACAGTTTGCATGAAGGACACAGTGagtatgaagagcacagtgagcgtgaggagcacagtgagcatgaagagcacaatgagcatgaagagcacagtgaacatgaagagcatagtgaccATTAAGAGCATAGTGATCATGAAGAGCATAGTTAGCATGAAGAGTACAGTAAGCATGAAGAGTACAGTGAACATGGGGAGCAGAGTGAGCATGAAAAGCATAGTGAACATGAAGAGCACGGTGACATTGAAGAGCATAGTGACCATGAAGATTCTAGTGAccatgaagagcatagtgagcatggagagtacagtgagcatgaagagcacagtgagcgtgaAGAGAACAGTGCGCATGAAgagtacagtgagcatgaagagcacagtgagcgtaTAG